CGGTGCAACCTGGCCAAACATTCCTTTTCACGGCTGGCGAAGCTTTTACTCAGACTGGACCAGCCTTGAGCCGAAAAAAGATGAATGGCATTTTGAATATTTGGATTGGGAGGTTAGTCAAGCACAACAGCATGGGGTGGAGATGACGTTAATTCTCTACAACACTCCAACATGGGCATCGGCACGTCCAAAGGAGAAAGGGTGCTGCACCCCAGATGCACCAAAGGGCAATACTGCTGAAGCTAGCAATATCGAAGACTGGCGCAACTATGTCCGCAAGGTTGCTACTCGTTACAAAGGGCGAGTTCATTATTACGAGTTTTGGAATGAGCCAAATGTAGAACGATTTTATTCTGGAACAGTCAAGCAGTTGGGATTATTGAACCGAGTGGCTTACCAGGTACTGAAAGAGGTCGATCCGACAATTACAGTAATTTCTTCCGCTTTGTCACCTTACGGGGACCATTTTAAATATTTTGAAGACTACCTTGCTCAAGGTGGGGGTGAATACGCGGATATAATTGGCTACCATTTTTATGTTCCACCCAAGCCGCCAGAGGCAATGTTGCCATTAATTCAGCGGGTGAAAGCGTTGATGGCTAAGTATGGGCTAGCTAATAAATCTCTTTGGAATACGGAAACTGGGTGGAGAATTATTAATCGTGATAAAAATATCAAAGATGAAGAATGGGCGGGTAATCCACTCTCTAGTGAAGATGCCTCTGCTTATATTGCCCGTTCTTACCTTCTTTCCTGGGCAATGGGAGTGAAAAGACTCTACTGGTATGCTTGGGGACACCGGAGTATGGGATTAACCGACTATGACGCCAGAACACCGAAGCCTGTCGCTACTGCATACAGCGAGGTGAAGAATTGGCTAGTAGGAGCACAGATGAGGAGTTGCCAATTAGATAAACAGAAAACCTGGATTTGCCAGTTGAAGCGCGATCGCGGCTATTTAGCCTGGATAGTCTGGAATCCTGATAAAAGTTTACTATTCAACCTACCTCGAACGTGGGGTGTGCAGCAAATCAGAGATTTGTCGGGCAAAAAGCGCAAGCTGTTACAGGTGAATCAGGTAAAAATTAGCCCATCACCATTGTTGTTGGAGCGGTTACGGTGAGAGTTTTACTGCTACACAACCGCTACCAGTTCGTTGGGGGCGAAGAGTCAGTGATGCAGGCTGAGAAAGCTTTGCTGGAAGCCAAAGGGCATCAGGTGACCTTAATAGAAATTAGTAATGATGAGATTGTTGGTATTTGGGGAAAAGCCAATGCTGCTGCAAGCGCCGTCTATTCAATCGCATCAAAGCAGCGGGTGAGTGCAGAGATTGCTGATTTCCGTCCTGACATAGTACACGTTCATAATTTTTTTCCACTACTTTCCCCATCGGTGTATGACGCCTGTAGCGATGCTAGAGTGCCAGTGGTGCAGACACTCCATAACTATAGACTTGGCTGCCCTAATGCAATACTGTTGCGCGATGGTAAGGTTTGTGAAGATTGCCTTGGCAAAAGGATACCCTGGCCAGGGATTGTACACGCTTGCTATCGCGGTTCACGCACCCAAAGCGCTGTCGTTGCTGCAATGTTAGCCTTTCATCAACTCCGTGGTACTTGGCAGAAACGGGTTGATGCCTACATTGTTCTGACTGCTTTTCAAAAAGAAAAGATGGTTCAGGCGGGGCTACCCAGGGAAAAAGTATATATTAAGCCAAATTACGTCTTTGCTCCAGAGAAATTAGTTGACAGGAGTTTGGATGTTAGCTACGCACTCTTTGTGGGGCGACTTTCCCAAGAAAAGGGTGTTGCAACCCTGATCGACGCATATCTGCAAAACAATTTACGGATACCCCTGAAGATTGTTGGCGACGGTCCTTTACGTGAAGTACTGCAAGCGCGTGTCGAGGCTACAGGGCTTGAGAATGCAATTCAATCTCTAGGGTGGCAGGATAAGTCAGCAGTGTTGTCACTGATGTGCAGTGCTAATTTTCTAGTATTTCCTTCAACTTGGTATGAAGGATTTCCAGTAACTATCTTGGAAGCTTTTGCCTGTGGCTTGCCCGTGTTAGCCTCTCGATTGGGTAGCATGGCAGAAATGGTGGAGGATGGTGTAACTGGTCTGCATTTTGAAGCTGGAAATTCAGCAGATTTGGCAAACAAACTCCAATGGGCATATGAACACCCTAAAGAAATGATTTGTATGGGAAAAAACGCTCGCCGTATTTATGAAGCACACTATACTCCTGAAGCTAATTATCAACAGTTAATGGCAATTTACCACACTCTACACATGAAGTAGGTGAGTAATTAAATTATTGCATCGCCCTCATTTTAAGACCCACGCAGGGGGAAAGAGAAATTTGGGAGTGAAAAAAGAAATTGAGGTCGATCTAAAATCTACAACCCTAGAGTGAGTAAGGGTTTTGCAATGTCCCTCTTTAGTTATGTGTAGCCTCTTGCCTCAATTGTTAGAGTAAACGAGTGATAAGAAGGGTTTATTAATCCTTTTGTTTTAGTTTAGGGAGAGAAATACCATGGTTGAGAGTAGTCAGTCATTTAATCAACAAGACGAGAACGTTATTCCTACGGAACAGGCTCAGTCTACTGAGGATATAACGCCGACTGAGCAACATAATGAAAATGCAGAGCAGGCATCTGGCGGTCATACCGTTGGAGCAGCGCTTGGTGCTGCTGGAGGTGCAGTTACTGGTGCAACCGTTGGTCGATTAGTGGGTGGTCGAATTGGTGCAGCCGTCGGGGCTCTAGGCGGTGCAGTTGCTGGTGCGGCTGTTGGTCGAGAGATGGCTAGCAATATCGATCATACTGTAGAAGGCGTTGCCGATAGCGTTAAGCAAACGGCTGAAGGCGTTGCCGATTCACTTAAGGATGCTGTTGAAGATATTAAGCCTGCTATTAAAGGTACCGTAGAGTCTGTCAAAGACAAAGTGGACGAAGCTAACGTTCAAGGCATCTCTAATTCTGTCAAGAGTAAAATTGACGAGGCTGATGTCAGTGGGCTTTCTCAATCGGTTCAGCATAAGATTGATGAAACTGACACCAGAGGCATCTCGCAGTCGCTTCAGCATAAGATTGAAGAAACCGATACTAGAGGCATCTCGCAATCAGTTCAACATAAGATTGATGAGGCTAATGTCAAAGGGATTTCTGACTCCGTTAAGGGCAAAGTCGAAGAGGCTAATGTCAAGGGAGTCTCTGACTCCGTTAAAAAGAATGTCCAAGATATTGGCAGTTCCGTTAAAGGCAAAGTTGACGAGACTGACGTCAAAGGTGTTTCCAATTCGGTTCAACACAAGAT
This window of the Chroococcidiopsis sp. CCMEE 29 genome carries:
- a CDS encoding glycosyltransferase family 4 protein; amino-acid sequence: MRVLLLHNRYQFVGGEESVMQAEKALLEAKGHQVTLIEISNDEIVGIWGKANAAASAVYSIASKQRVSAEIADFRPDIVHVHNFFPLLSPSVYDACSDARVPVVQTLHNYRLGCPNAILLRDGKVCEDCLGKRIPWPGIVHACYRGSRTQSAVVAAMLAFHQLRGTWQKRVDAYIVLTAFQKEKMVQAGLPREKVYIKPNYVFAPEKLVDRSLDVSYALFVGRLSQEKGVATLIDAYLQNNLRIPLKIVGDGPLREVLQARVEATGLENAIQSLGWQDKSAVLSLMCSANFLVFPSTWYEGFPVTILEAFACGLPVLASRLGSMAEMVEDGVTGLHFEAGNSADLANKLQWAYEHPKEMICMGKNARRIYEAHYTPEANYQQLMAIYHTLHMK